In Podarcis muralis chromosome 7, rPodMur119.hap1.1, whole genome shotgun sequence, the genomic stretch TTTTCACTTGCCTTCTCCAGAGCTGCTTTCAGCTCTGTTCCAAATAGAGTTGATTTCcttatttattacctgcccttcaccataaggtcccagggcaagttacagTAATCTGAAAATACAGTATTAATAACGTTTTAAAACAAATGACAGCCACAGGAATTGGGTGGGGCCCAAAATATTATCTATCTCAAGTGTCAGAGGCCAGAGTAAAGGCTAGGCATAAACATGCCTTTGAGGGATAAGAGGCTTTTCCAGCACAAGGGCGAAGATGACAGAGCCAGAGGGACCCAGAGATAAGTGGGGGAGCGAGGAAGCTCACTGGATTAAGGGCTGAGGTGAAGAATTTGAGGGAAGGCACTTTGGCAATTTCTCCCCTGGTGCCCCAGTTGTGTGACCCACTGCCATCAGGAACACCCTTGGAGAATTCTGTGCTGCTCATCCTAAAGACAGGCTGTTTGGTGACTAAAGGCCCCCTTGAGACTTCTCAGGTGGGTAGGTTGCACTCATTGCCTGGTTGTAACCAATCGCTTCTGGGCTCTAGGAGGGATTTCTCTTAGTGGAGGgtgtcctcttcctccttcctgacATTGGCTGTCTTCTACAAAACTCAAGCAAGGGCATGATAATTCCGGTGAACCACAGAGGTGTCGAGGCTGAGCTCTCCTGTTTCGGTGTCGCCATGTAAATGCCTTCTAATCCATCAGTTGGCGGGCTAATCCATCAAACTGCTCATTAAAACACAAATGTTCTTATCTGTCTCACCCTTGGCCTTCCGAGACTGCTGTCTTCTCCTGAGCGCTTTGGGTAATCTCCGCAAATATGTCTGTGCAAAATAATTATAGAGCCTTTCAAAGTCTAGGGCTGTTTCTCTCTTCCTGTCAGCAATACAAAGGTTTGCTCACTTATCACGATGCCAGAAGAGGGATTTGAGACAGCCCCAGAATAATGCAGGGATagtgcggcgggggggggggggggggagctaatacATGACCCTGTTGTGAAGAGGACAAGGCAGCCCAGTCTGGTGGAATGGGGTTTTAGCATGTGGGTCTTTGCACTAGTTTTACCATCCTGTGCACAAGGTGTAGTGATTCTTGAATGTCACTTTTCTAAcagaaataagttgttgttgttaataaagtGCCTGAGCCTGGGGTGAGGAACCAGCATCCCTCCAGACCTTGCTggattccacctcccatcagccccagccaggaaggCCAGTGTTCAGGGGGGATGGGGGTTGGAAGCAGAGCATCAGAGGCTTTCAGGTTAGCTACTTCTGGCCAAAGGTATCCTAAGTAATGCACAaagtgtttggtttttaaaaacaaaacaaacaaaccaacagccCCTGCCTCCAGGCTACCAAGGTGAGAGACATCATCTGAAAATGGGGGTAGGTTGGGATATAACAGGAAAGCAAGCAAATTCAGATACTAATTTTTCCCAGTGATTTGTGGCTGACCCAGTTTCTCTTCCTGTCTTACAACAGAATTGGGCTCCTCCAGGCTGTGAGAAGATAGGGAAGTGTTTGAAGCCTCCCAGCCCCAACCCTCATAAGTGCTTTTGGCCCCACTGAGCATCTCATGCCTGACCTGCTGGAGACAGGGCTGCTGCGGATCATTTCTTCAGGaaaggggcattgtgggaagaaGCGCAGAGTgtttccctcctctctttctcaggGTTACAGCAGTAAATCTATATGAATTCAGCCTCTCAGTACAGACAGGGCCAAGGTACTGTGAGCTTAAGACTATTTCAGATATTAGGGCTGGAGAGCCTTGCCTTAGTCCTTTGCTACTCATAAGTTCCTTTGAGACTGAGCCCTCAGTTATCAGTTGTGATCATCTCTCACAGcattctgctcccctcccactgccTAGAATTGGAAGTTTGTCCTGGAGCTCAGGAACCCTTCTGGACCTGATGAGGCAGAGCATCTTTGTGCCATCTAAAAATTGTTAAGCGTTGATGCCAGTATTCAGCAGCTCCAGCGAATGTACAGTGTTGCTTAAACATGTTTGGAGCAAAGACTGCTGCTCACTGCATGGAGTGCCAGCAACATTACAGTCTATTGGCTATAATGTCTCCCATACCCTCTGCAGGCCAGctttggcaggtgggcaggactacccacctgtcaatcaccagaCATCATAATGGTGTCAAAGTTTAAAGGAGGTTGTTGCATCCTCCTTTGAGGATGTTATTCCAGCActaatcagctgattggcactggAAGTGCAATGAACTAGCCATATCCACCATTCAGCTGATCATTAGTTACAGGAAGCCCCTTTGAAGTCTTTGCAGAGAGGACAATGCACCTAAAATTGAAGTCTTTTTCCCTCTGCAAAGAAAATGGTCTCTACTCAAAGTGCTTTCTCCAGCGCTTTCAATACAAACTgcttcatctttctttctttctttctttctttctttctttctttctctttctttctttctttctttctttcttagcttTTTGGATTCAAAACACAGGAGGAAGTGCTTTAAATCCAAGTTGCTTCCTGCAGCCCCCTTGGCTGCACTAGATAACTTCCTAGTGCAGCCAAGCACAGCTGATTGTTGGGGCTTTGGCAGTGCAGGGCTCTCTTCGAGCACTAAAAGTCAGCTGATCATTGGTGTTTGcagagagtcctgcattgcactTCAAAAAGGGCTCCGCAGGTGCCCTTTTGGGCCCAGCTATTACTTTACCTGCATCTCACACCTGATGCAATATATGCTagcaggtgtagggcaggtgagtgtggcttggccaaaatggtcTGGCCAGAGGCTCCCCACACCTGAGCTATATTATCAATAGTTAATGCCTCTGATAGCTAAGTGGAACTTCTATGtttagaggcagtctacctctgcatgCCAGTTGCTGTGGGATGGAAGAACAACAGGGTAGTTGTCATCAGgcccagcttgtgggcttcttggAGACACCTGGTCAGCCACTGCTGGAAACAGATGGCTGGCAAGGTAAACCTTTCTTCTGTTATTTTGCTATGCAAAGAAGTGTTCTCCATTGCCAACATTTCTTTTAAGACTTGGtctcaaatggtgccaaaatataCATTTTCAAGAAGTGCCAAAGGTTAATATGAATAAATGTCTGCTGCTGTGATGTTGTTTTTAGTATGATTAGAAGAGTTCTGTATGTTTGTTGTTAACTTTCAAGAAATACTTTTGTCAGCTTTATAACTTTCTTATTGTGTGATTGTAAGAAATTAAGGCCAATATAATATGTGATCTACAAGTGCTGTGTCTCTCTTCCCTGAGCTCCTTGTTGAATGAGATTGTGGAAGATAATAAGATTTGAAATGCAAATCCCGGCGTGCAGTATTTTAAAATGTGAGAAGttggggaaggaaaggagaagaagTGCCTTGGGGGCCAGTCATGCTAGAATTCTGTCTGATAAACCAAGCCTTTTGGTTTAAGCTGTGATGGATTTCTTCACATGCCTACACCAGCAAAGTCTTGTTCCACTTCACTAAGTGGATCCCAGGGGAGACATTGAAAGACTGGCCTCTGCCATGGATTCATTAAGTAGCCTTGAGTAAGTCACCTTCTCTGTCAAACTTTATGACAGtagcctatctcacagggttgttgtgaagacagaTCCAATAAAGATGGCAAAGTTGTAATAAAGATGCTATCTATAGCCTTCTCCTGTGAAAAGGAAAGTGTTAGGGTTGTCACAGAAAAGCCGAATTGGTGGTGAAATTGCAGAACAAACTCAACTGCAAAACAGAACCCCCCTGCAATTCCAATCACTTCCTGTCTTTGGGGATATAGCTGTTAAAAAAGCTCTGTGTTCCGATGGAAAGTTGCATGCTTGGGTCAGTGTTTGTTTCTTCTGTTGCTAAGGACTGGCCAGCTTGGGCCAGCTGTTGGGGGAAAGGATTTTTTCTGGTGGTGGAGAAGATAATTTGTCTTTGAGAAAATCCTAGTATTAGCAGGGACAGCTGTGAAAATAGCCTACACAGTGACCTTCTGCTTCATCACCCACCCAGCCCGTTTTCTGTCTTGCCCAACAAAGGCCTTTCTGAGAAATGCAAATCCTTCTGGATGGATGTGACCTTTGTATAGGCTTTCAGCTCAACTATAtccctttaaagaaaaaataaatattctCAGCAATGGAGACTGGAAACGGGGAAATGGCAGTGCCCCTACAAGCACCTTGTCTGGTGTTCCTTCACCCAAGATGCATTCTTTTCCGTCTTATCTAGCCTGGCAAAGAGTTCTGCGTAACTTGAAAGCTTGCAGACTGTACCATGAACGTTGGCTATTTAGCTGATCTGTGGATTCTATTCTAATGAACCAAACCTGGCTGCCCCTTTTGTGTCTGCAACAAGATTAAAAATGCCTTGCACAAAGCATATTAATTGAGAAGTACGTTCAGGGTTTCAGCCACATTCTTACAGGAACAGAAGCAAACCTTTACCACTGGAAATCCAACATTGCCAAGGTGAGTTCTAGAAACTGTCCCTTCGGCTCCACCAGGGGGCTTCATGGGACATCCGGCTTTGAACACATCCACCAGGGTTAAACAATCTGCACTGACTGCCTACTGCTTaccaagccaagttcaaggttttgTTGTTGCCGTTTAAAGCTTAAACTACATACTGGGACTTCAGCTAGTGGGTTGGGGCCAACAGTTTGGATCACGGCATGATATAAAGTTGGTCACAACAGTAACATGGCCAACATACAGATATATGGTTAAATAAATGAGAAACATGTTTCCATATGCATGTTTGGATTAGAACTGGGTCTTTGGTTGGAAAAGGTTGAATATACGTTGTAGCTGTTACTGCAAAtgttttatgctatttttgtgatgtacaaatgacatgagaagactTGGTCTATTTATTTGTATCACTTATAATTCCTATgatccttgtttataaaacccgaTAAAAAGTTATAGAAAAAGCAAAAAGTACACAGAGGATGGCCACCTACAGATTGCCAAAGGACAGGAAATGCATGACACAAAATGAGGACACCTTTGCAttattacagacgcttcaggtaacagactccgctaacccagaaatagtaccttgggttaagaactttgcttcaggagaacagaaatcatgcggcagcagtgggaggccccattagctaaagtacactgaaaaggatatatcaagaactctggccacaagtttcaatataaggaataattcctactcgagagttgaaaagaaaaatgtgtatattctgctaagaataacagtttgaagctaatagtaaatttaaacacaacGTGCAAGTCTGATAGTTTTAAGGTAATAGTAAATTTAGATACAACGTTTAAGCTGCATATTtgaaactacattatttctgtaGTTTCTAAATTTGTATCTAAATTTACTATTACCTTAAAACTATCGGACTTACACgttgtgtttaaatttactattagcttcaaactgttattcttagcagaatatacacgtttttcttttcaactctcgagtaggaattattccttatattgaaacttgtggccagagttcttgaTATATCCTTTTCAGTGTATTTTCAACAAGAACTCCAATTTCTTTAACGTttacccattagctaaagtggcacctcaggttaagaacagtttcaggttaagaacggacctccagaacaaattaagttcttaacccaagataccactgtatttgcataaaCCAATTATATTTGCATATTTTAAGGGAAATCACAATGATTTAAATATCAGGGGGGAGGAGTTGTGTGCTTGCTTGATCTGCTAATTACTGATAGGCTggtttatctttaaaccagacttggactggacactgggtgaccttgggccagtcactctgtttaacctacctcacaggattgttgtgaattataaaaatggggaaggaggagaagacaatgtatgccacattgagctccttggaggaaaattaAATAAGACAGAAAATAAAGAGAGGACTTTTCCTCTGGAAAATGGCGCACAAACCCACTCCAAGTCCTCGTAGCTACAATAACCCCATATTTTCTGATCCCAGCTCTCCTCTGCGTGTGCCTTGTGTCAAGATTCTCGATTGTAAGGGAGGTGGGGCAGGGACCTGACCTTTGCAAAGTATAGCTCGCGTTGAGGACGGCTGCAAGCCAGAGAGCGGAAGCCCAGGGCTGCAAAACCACCAGTCTCTGCTGATTCACCGGCTAAATATTCAAGAGTCCTGCCTCGCCCTTGAGCACCCGCTGACAAAGTGGAGGAAAAGAACTCTCcgtttttaaaaccaaaaatatTTAACGGCCTTGGTTCTGTGCACAAAGCTGGACCTTAAAACTCAGGGTAAATAAGGAGCCACTAATTATTTGTGGTTAATATAACCCCACATAGATAGGGACCTGAAGGTTCTAACTTTCTTTGCTCACTCCCCCCCCAACCGCGCAAGAGTGGTGGTTCCTTGCAACTAGTGTCGTCCCCCCCGCCGaatggtttctcccaggagggcGACTTTCCCACGCATGCGCGTTGCTTCGTACCGGGCAGATTGACTGCTCTAGCCATGGGCGCTGAGTTGCGGCAGCTGCGGCTGCAACAGAAGCGGCGGTTGGTCCAGGAGCGGATCCGGGAGTTCCCCGATTTTCCCACGCCGGGGGTGCTTTTCCGGTAAGCGGGACGGGTAGCGGCCACTTTGGGCTATATGTGATGCCGAGGTCTTgttcccctgagcatgtgcagagcgcaatccttccccctcccttgggGAAGCGCTCCTGTTGCCAGTGGGCCACTACAAGGTCCCGGCGACTGGGGAGAGGAAAATGCACTCTGCCCATGCTCCGAAGTACACTTTTTTTCTGACCGTAAACTTCTTCCCTCTGGTTGTCGAATGCCCCTCATTTAAGAGGCTCCAGGGCTCAGATTAAGCCGGTGCTCGaagtaggggtgggggtggtcgTCTTCTAAAaacatccatttatttattatcacGCCCTCCAGGCGCCTGGTGCTCTCCAAAGTACCAGCAGGGCAGGTCTCTGGAGCAGAGTTTGCAGTCCAGAAGCATAATCACTTATGTGCGCAGTTGCTAAATGATTTGCCCCAGCACTGCAGAGATGAAAGGAGGCCCAGGCTGGTTTCTGCCCTCGATCAGGGGACAAAGTAAAACCAGGACCCAGTGCTTCTGCCCTCTCAGCAAGTATGGGCATCCACAGGGGTGGGTAGGTGGGACATGACCCAAAACTCCCTGATTCCACAGGCTGTTTCTAGCATGCGTGGAACCTAAAAACATGTAGCCATGCTTCTTCTCGTTTTTTGGCCTGTTTCCCCCTTTCAGTGTTTTACTTTGCCCCAGCGAAAAGTTCCTGCTGAGGCCCATGCCCCAAGGAGCGCCATAGCAAGCGGAATATGCCATCTGTGGGCCAGGGGACGTGACTGAAGTGATACAGTACCTAGCTTTCAGGTTTGATTAAGCCTAGAGGAAGTGGGAGAATAAGGGAAATACACAAGAGGTTAGATACCTGTTGCTTTAACTTCATTTGTAAAGCAGCTCCAATGCTGGGTCCCAAATATTTTTCTTCTGAAGGATAATTCCCACTCACAAAGAATTTTTTTTGACAAGTGCTTCTTTCTCTCCATAGAGATATCACCCCCCTCTTAAAGGACCCTGTTGCCTTTGCAGCTGCAATTCACCTCCTGGAAGCTCACGTCAAGGCCTCACATCCCCAGGTTGAGTACATTGCAGGTGAGCCAGGGACCGGTTTGTCTTTAaaactctggagggcaccaggttggggaaggctgtccttGAGAGAAAGTCAGTGGATCTTGAGGCCATGAATGCCCCATCTACAAACATGCTGCATCCTGACAACAAATCTTCCTCCCTTGACTCCTCTGAgttctctgtgcatgctcagatgcaCTCTTGGTCAAATGTATATGCCAAGGCTGAGCCACTGAAACCAGACAGTACTCCCTTTAAATCACAAAGAGCTTGGCATTTGCTCCACTTAAGCCTCCACTGAATGGCCttgcaaacagcagcagaagtTTCTAAACCTGTGCCTGGTTTCTCCCTGGTCTGCTAACTTTCTACTTGCGGGGGATTGCACTGCATAGAGAAGCATTCTGTCATGTGAACGCGCGCTGCCCCCCCTGCAGTGTGAAGACCAGAGACAGGTTTACAATCCCATCCTCCTGTCAGCAGGTAGAATGCCTCACATACCACACTCACTGTGCCACAACGATGGGAGTACCGCTTTTAATTTTGAGGACTGAGAAAGtaagctgctgcttctctgcttctGACAGGTCTTGATTCCCGAGGATTCCTTTTTGGACCAGCTTTGGCACAGAGATTGGGAGTTGGATTTGTGCTAATACGGAAGAAGGGGAAGCTACCAGGTCCCACAGTGTCTGTTGCCTACTCTCTGGAATATGGCCAGgtattggtggggttttttttctagggggtggaggtgggggctcATCAAAGGATTTCAAATGCAGCTCTGGTGGAGGGGCTTCTAACGATCGCCCAGTGTTGATTTATGCTGGCTCAGCAGGAGAATgcaaagccattttttaaaaaagtgtattaTAATTTTTAATTTACCACATTTGTACACCAAAAAATCTTAGAGCAGCTTAGCAAAGTCAGCTCTAAGACAGTCTCTTCCCTCACACTCACAATCTAAAAAGACATGACACAtgaggaaaaaggaagagggaaaagcTCAAACACgaattcttttttcccttttttatttgcattttcaaaaacaggaacagagcacatttcacccccccccctctgcctgTCCCACTTACGACTTTGTACCAAATACAGCATGTATACATATACCATATAACTTCCTTTCCACCCTTATCCTGGTTCCTTTGTTTTTCTACTCCATGTAATCACAACTTTTTAATCATCCAGTTTGTtatctattaaaaaaatatttcaacacTGCTGGATTTACCTGAGACCTGCTAAGCTATGTATTTGTTTTGGTTCTTAAAATATTCACTAAACATTATCCATTCCTCTTCATCGTTTTCTCTTATCCTGTTTGTCagaccatccagtccagcataTTCGAACATTTTACACTGCAATTCTTCCTTAGTGGGTACTATACTTGTTCTCCACCTTTGTGCCAATAAGGTTCTAGCTGTGGTGGTGGCATATAGTAATAAACTCTCTCGGGTTTTTTGGACCTCCATTGTTACCATCCCCAAGAGGAAAAtctgttttggggaaagttttttttaatatatatttttaaattctttataTATAGTTGCCCAATATTCCTTAATTACTTTACAGGACCGCCACATGTGGAAAAAGGATCCCTcaatttcattacacttccaacatatacctttttctttttttagacatTTTGGCCAATCTGGTGTGTGTTGAACACCATCTCTGGGTCATTTTCATATTTTACCGCATAGCATGCCATgaaatccatattcattttccACAGCTTTTCACATAATTTGTAATCAATATTGTGACCCACATCTTGCCAAACACAAGTTCTTACAGTTCTTGGAATTTACAACTGAGGCAAGTGGCGTTTCTGGCTGCCGTTGCTTGATAGAGAGTAGCCCCACCCCTGAAGTCCTCTTTCCACCCCAATCCCCTATCAGCAgagctgatagcatccatgccactgTTCTTCCCACAGACAGCTGACTTGCTGGCGGTTGAGTCCTCCCTGCTCCCTCGCCAATGCCAGGCAGTTCTGTCCCACATTTTGGGgtgatgagccccccccccccccggattctgGCCACTACATTGCCCATTCAGCAAGCCTAAAATCCACCCTTCTTTTGCATCCCACAGGCAGAGCTCGAAGTTCAAAACGACGCAGTGAGCCCCGGTCAGAATGTGCTCTTGATCGATGACCTACTTGCCACAGGAGGTGAGAACCGGGCAGGTACTGAGGCTGTTGGGTAGAGAGGATTGGCAGTCGGGGTCCTTTCCAGTTCTGCAGACACCCGAATGGAAGATGACGCCCCCGCTGACTTAGCCCAAAGACAAGACTTGCCATGTTCCTCTTTATTCCTGCTCTTTTGCCTGCCCAGGACCTCATGGATTCATTGTGGGTGCTGGTCAGCACTGGGTGACATGCCAGGCTTTGCTTGCTCAAGGAAATGGGCACAGCAGCCATGTTTTTTCTCCTTAATCTCAAGTGTGCAACATGATAGTTCTGCACCCGAGAGTGGAACAAGTCTGCAATCTCCATGCTAGACTTGACATGTAAGCAGATCTCATGGCTAAAACATTATCCAGCCTCGTTTTTCTGcctttttgttttactttcctcCTCAAATGTTGcctggctgccactgccacctctCAACTTGTGTCACATTTTTCCTGATGAGGAATTCTGGAGAACTCGGAAGCTTGCCCCATTTTTTTACTTGGTCCTAATTACCCAATTGCAAACGCATGGCGTAATGTTGGCCCACTTGGGTTTAAAATGGAATTTAACATATTGGTGGAGGATAAGGTTGTGCCCTACCCCACGCTGTTAAAAGCAGCATGATCTGAgtgccagttgttgggaatcacaagttgggGGAGATATTCCCATAGCTGTCTGGTTGGCCATGGAGGGAACAGGATGTGGGCTCCAGCTGTGGGTTCTTCTCATGTTACAATCAAGGGTAGCTGAACAGTGCAGGTTTTTCTTCTGCATGAGTAACACCCCCGTCTCTCATCTAGGGACCATGCAAGCTGCCTGTGAGCTGATGAAGAAGCTGGGGGCTAATATCCTGGAGTGTGTGGTGCTTATAGAGTTAAAGTCCCTTAAAGGGCAAGAAGCCATCAAGCCAAACTCCCTCTACTCACTGCTGCAGTATGACTGATACCCAGGAGTGACCGCCTGCCTCAAGCCTTGTTTCAGTTGAGATGGCCTTGCCGCCTTCCTCTGCCAAACAATTCCTAGCTTTGCATTGTTGCCTgcaagctttcttttcttttttatcttaaaGAGACCCTTGCTCCCATCAAGTTGGCGTTGTCACCTTGGACTTTGTAAGTGAAGGGCTAATTACTTAAGTGCCATGGGAgaggcttttattattattaaaagcaccAAATGAAGCTGGGATTTTTCTTTAAGGCTATCTCCTTGTAGGCAGTCTTGGACTTAGCAGATTGGGAAGGGGACGACTCGCTCACCAGAACCCAGGCCTATAGAGGCTTCCCAGAGTCAGCCTTTTCAAAACAGAAGTCACTTACACCTTTTAGAAAGCAAAAGATTGTTATTCCCCTAtgctaattgggggggggggcagggagagccagcctggtgtcctcaaaacattttggactacagttcccatcagcctcagtgagCAGACATGATGGAAGATGTAGTCCTTGCAAAAGCTTGAATGTGCCCCCAGGGCAGGGATGCCTAAGTTTGGCATCGGTCTTGGTTGCTAAATTCCACCTAAACCACGCCAGCATATTATGGACATCCTCTTAGAACACTTTGGACGAGCTGCACCCTGAGCATTTCCCCCAATAGCTATGGCTTGCGGTTCTGCACAGGTCTTTTCTTTTGGCCCTGGAATGGAAAAGTACTTCTGCgctcgaaacaaaataaaaaaaaaatccttccagtagcaccttaagagaccaactaagtttgttattggtatgagctttcatgtgcatgccctcttcttcagatacttctgtcCCAAATTCGAAactgcttgtaaaaaaaaaaattgtcccttTCACATAATGTACAATTGAGGAAGAGAACCAGGTAGTAAAAGCACCAGTGACTTAAAACCATCCAGTGTACGAGTAGaaacatttaaattaatggacatgacttaggtctattaatttcagtgggtctgctctaagtaaaACATAGTGGATACAGCCCACTCTTACCCCTTTCCTTCCCCCGCCTCCTTGACACTCCTCAAAATAACTTTCCTGGCTAAAATCATTTATGCTATCAGCATTAAGAGAGGCATACAAAATGTCTCTGCTTATGTTTACTTTAAAGCTAAAAATTATACTCTAATCACCATAGAACTTCTCTCATGCCagcacctaaaaaaaaaaaaaaaccaactccaAAAAGAATGAgaagttttatttgcataattaaCAATGACGCCATTTTTTCTAGCTAGATCTTCAGTTTTGCCATCAAAATACATTATGCAGACTCACCTGCGCCACTTTTCTAGTGTGGATTCTTCTGTTTGCTGTGGGTTTGGGGTTGTTTGGTTTTGTTGCATTCCGCTTTCTCTTTATTTTCATGCTGATTTCTAAAATGTTATTGCAAGGTTGCCCTAACTACTAAAAATGGCATCAAGATCATTTCAATAAAAGGCAGTAGTAGCTACTGGGGGTCCTCAGCTGTTACTACTACCATCAGCCTCAGTTAGCACGGCTGgtgttcagggatgataggaattggtAGTCCAGTGACAGCTTGATGGCCTCAGATTAGCCACCCCTTAAGTTTGCAAGTGATGAAAGTTCCACAAACAGAGTCAGATAAGGTATTTGTGAATAGGGGTTTTATTCAGCTTCCTGTGGCCACAGAACAGATAATCCAGTGCTGCCACTGATGGTTTTGGAGTCAGTACAGAATAGCTGC encodes the following:
- the APRT gene encoding adenine phosphoribosyltransferase; this translates as MGAELRQLRLQQKRRLVQERIREFPDFPTPGVLFRDITPLLKDPVAFAAAIHLLEAHVKASHPQVEYIAGLDSRGFLFGPALAQRLGVGFVLIRKKGKLPGPTVSVAYSLEYGQAELEVQNDAVSPGQNVLLIDDLLATGGTMQAACELMKKLGANILECVVLIELKSLKGQEAIKPNSLYSLLQYD